In one window of Helianthus annuus cultivar XRQ/B chromosome 17, HanXRQr2.0-SUNRISE, whole genome shotgun sequence DNA:
- the LOC110926158 gene encoding ATP-dependent helicase BRM isoform X2 → MQSGGGHVRNTVAGPPSSSASPSSSSSAVSQPQLGFDPVKHQQQQQQYQQRQSLQQQLLRNPEGREVILAYQAGIRQGVLGGGAASTSGSMQMQRVAQQLSQEDGQNTRQGFDQHMTNPMQQAYMQYTLHTQQAQQAHQKSPPGMPAQQQMKLGMMGKDQDLHQSQIQNQNQKPFAVPTSFDQLTQGNNVRPMQTPQAPQSIHNMGNGQAAMAAQLQAMQALALERNIDLSLPQNANLMAQLMPIMQSRMLGQQKVNESNMGSQSKPQVTSQQVANESSPRSDVSGHSGSTKARQTMSPGHIGSTSTPNTMLVNTQLPPRQPIVNSSGMSSMPPPQPPTNMSQGVDRFGKNMLTGSESLQIQHARQQINRSSPQSAASSNDAGFNNPLPSQKVPKPPPGFTKQQLHVLKAQILAFRRIKKGEKTLPFELLQAIAPPPLEVQSQQNNAPAVRSPVETNSKDFQAVALSSGMNNPKREAYEEKSAAGTTANAQGTTLINETPSVTLPAKEEWRNPTIPTKQEHEGPTDKGKEIASGPAVVAQSGMTHQTKDSGPSRKYHGPLFDFPFFTRKHDAFGSSMMVNNNNNLTLAYDMKDVLAEEGVESINKRKTKSLKKIKGLLAVNLERKRIRPDLVVRLQIEEKKLLLQDVQTRVRTEVDQQQQEIMAMPDRPYRKFVRLCERQRMELNRQVQAAQRVIREKQLKAIFQWRKKLLESHWAIRDARTSRNRGVAKYHEKMLREFSKRKDDDRSKRMEALKNNDVERYREILLEQQHSVPGEAAERYEVLSSFLSQTEDYLTKLGGKITAAKNQQEVEEAANAASVSARAQGLPEEEVRAAASCAREEVLIRNRFSEMNAPQDSSSVSKYYTLAHAVSEKVIRQPSMLRKGTLRDYQLVGLQWMLSLYNNKLNGILADEMGLGKTVQVMALIAYLMEFKSNYGPHLIIVPNAVLVNWKSELHTWLPNVSCIYYVGNKDQRSKLFTQEVCNMKFNVLVTTYEFVMFDKSKLSRVDWKYIVIDEAQRMKDRESVLARDLDKYRCQRRLLLTGTPLQNDLKELWSLLNLLLPDVFDNRKVFHDWFSQPFRKEGSHNAEDDWLETEKKVIIIHRLHQILEPFMLRRRVEDVEGSLPPKISIILRCKMSAIQGVVYDWIKATGTIRVDPEDEKLKVQKSSMYQAKTFKPLNNRAMELRKTCNHPLLNYPFFNDLSKDFLVKSCGKLWVLDRVLIKLQRTGHRVLLFSTMTKLLDILEEYLQWRRLVYRRIDGTTSLEDRESAIVDFNSPDTDCFIFLLSIRAAGRGLNLQTADTVIIYDPDPNPKNEEQAVARAHRIGQTREVKVIYMEAVVDKVPSHQKEDSIRNGGSIEFDSDDDLAGKDRYIGSIESLIRNNIQQYKIDMADEVINAGRFDQRTTHEERRSTLESLLRDEERYQETVHDVPSLQQVNQMIARSEEEVELFDQMDEEYDWAEEMTRYDQVPKWLRASTREVNTTIARMSKKPLKNMLFTDNIGVGDITDKRRGRGKGKKFPNYAELDDDIEEFSEATSEDAQKSDEENGDSDDDETTPVVDKGQSEDVPAVNRYELHHSAPPGSTRNNHMLQEVGSSGSSSETRRLMPIAVPSLSSQKFGSLSALDGRPSPRLRRLRKVRLPCLEIHMQTFNNPAV, encoded by the exons ATGCAATCTGGTGGTGGACATGTGCGGAACACGGTGGCCGGACCGCCGTCATCTTCTGCGTCGCCGTCGTCTTCGTCATCTGCGGTATCGCAGCCACAGTTGGGGTTTGATCCGGTGAAGcatcaacagcaacagcaacagtaCCAGCAAAGGCAG TCGTTGCAACAGCAGTTACTAAGAAATCCTGAAGGGAGAGAAGTTATATTAGCATATCAAGCTGGAATTCGACAAGGAGTATTAGGAGGCGGTGCTGCCTCGACTTCCGGATCTATGCAAATGCAACGTGTAGCTCAGCAGCTTAGCCAAGAGGACGGACAAAATACAAGACAGGGTTTTGATCAACACATGACGAACCCAATGCAACAGGCGTACATGCAATACACCCTCCATACTCAACAGGCCCAACAAGCCCATCAGAAATCACCTCCTGGCATGCCAGCTCAGCAACAAATGAAACTGGGAATGATGGGCAAAGATCAAGACTTGCATCAAAGTCAAATTCAAAATCAGAATCAGAAACCGTTTGCTGTTCCGACATCATTTGACCAATTGACGCAAGGGAATAATGTAAGGCCGATGCAAACTCCGCAAGCTCCACAGAGTATCCATAACATGGGAAATGGTCAAGCGGCAATGGCCGCTCAACTGCAGGCGATGCAGGCTTTGGCCCTTGAGCGTAATATTGATCTGTCACTTCCTCAAAATGCTAATCTGATGGCACAACTAATGCCAATCATGCAGTCTAGGATGCTTGGTCAACAAAAAGTCAACGAAAGCAACATGGGCTCACAGTCAAAGCCGCAGGTCACCTCTCAACAAGTCGCAAATGAAAGTTCTCCTCGTAGTGATGTGTCTGGCCATTCAGGGTCTACTAAAGCAAGACAGACAATGTCACCGGGCCATATCGGGTCAACATCAACCCCAAATACCATGTTGGTCAACACCCAGCTGCCACCCAGGCAACCGATTGTTAACAGTAGTGGGATGTCTTCTATGCCGCCCCCACAACCGCCTACTAACATGAGCCAGGGTGTAGATCGTTTTGGCAAAAACATGTTAACTGGATCAGAGTCGCTGCAAATACAGCATGCGAGACAGCAAATAAATAGGTCTTCTCCACAGTCTGCAGCTTCATCTAATGATGCTGGATTCAATAACCCTTTGCCATCTCAGAAAGTACCGAAACCTCCCCCTGGCTTCACAAAACAGCAACTGCATGTTCTTAAAGCCCAGATTCTTGCTTTCAGGCGAATAAAG AAAGGAGAGAAAACTCTGCCTTTTGAATTACTTCAAGCTATTGCACCACCTCCCCTTGAAGTACAGTCGCAGCAAAACAATGCGCCAGCTGTCAGAAGTCCTGTGGAGACCAATAGCAAGGATTTTCAAGCTGTGGCATTGTCTTCCGGGATGAATAATCCGAAAAGAGAAGCGTATGAGGAGAAATCAGCTGCAGGTACAACAGCTAATGCACAAGGTACAACTTTAATCAACGAAACACCATCAGTTACCCTCCCTGCAAAAGAAGAGTGGAGAAATCCCACAATTCCTACCAAACAGGAACATGAGGGGCCCACAGACAAGGGTAAGGAAATTGCGTCAGGACCTGCGGTTGTCGCACAATCCGGAATGACGCATCAAACAAAGGATTCGGGTCCTTCTAGAAAGTACCATGGTCCGTTGTTTGACTTTCCGTTCTTCACTCGGAAACATGATGCTTTTGGATCAAGTATGATggttaacaacaataacaatctaACTCTAGCGTATGACATGAAGGATGTTCTTGCTGAGGAAGGTGTTGAATCGATTAACAAAAGGAAAACCAAGAGTTTAAAAAAGATTAAGGGTTTGCTGGCGGTGAATTTGGAGAGAAAAAGGATAAGGCCAGATCTTGTTGTAAGATTACAAATCGAAGAAAAGAAACTTCTACTACAAGACGTACAAACGCGTGTGAGAACGGAAGTCGATCAACAACAACAAGAGATAATGGCTATGCCAGACAGACCGTATAGAAAATTTGTTCGGTTATGTGAACGTCAACGTATGGAGCTCAACAGGCAAGTGCAGGCTGCGCAAAGAGTCATCAGAGAAAAACAACTTAAAGCCATTTTTCAGTGGCGTAAGAAGCTTCTAGAATCTCACTGGGCTATCCGGGATGCACGGACTTCACGTAACCGGGGTGTTGCTAAGTATCATGAGAAGATGTTGAGGGAATTCTCAAAGAGAAAAGACGATGATCGGAGTAAAAGAATGGAAGCTTTGAAGAATAATGACGTTGAGAGGTATAGAGAGATTCTTCTGGAGCAACAACATAGTGTACCGGGTGAGGCCGCTGAGAGATATGAGGTCCTCtcgtcgtttttatctcaaaccGAAGATTATCTCACTAAACTTGGAGGCAAAATTACGGCTGCCAAGAATCAACAGGAGGTAGAGGAGGCTGCAAATGCTGCATCTGTTTCTGCAAGAGCTCAG GGTCTGCCGGAGGAAGAAGTGAGAGCTGCAGCTTCTTGTGCGAGGGAAGAAGTTCTAATAAGAAATCGTTTCTCCGAAATGAATGCACCCCAAGATAGTTCGTCTGTTAGCAA ATATTATACTCTTGCACATGCCGTGAGTGAAAAGGTCATACGGCAACCCTCAATGCTACGAAAAGGAACTTTGCGTGACTATCAGCTT GTTGGATTGCAGTGGATGCTTTCATTGTATAACAATAAGTTGAATGGTATATTGGCTGATGAAATGGGTCTCGGGAAAACTGTCCAG GTTATGGCCTTGATTGCTTATCTGATGGAGTTCAAAAGCAATTATGGGCCGCATCTTATAATCGTTCCAAACGCTGTTCTGGTTAACTGGAAG AGCGAGTTACATACTTGGTTGCCAAATGTGTCATGCATTTACTATGTCGGTAACAAAGATCAACGATCAAAACTGTTCACTCAa GAGGTTTGCAATATGAAATTCAATGTCCTTGTGACAACGTATGAGTTTGTCATGTTTGATAAATCAAAACTTTCGCGAGTTGATTGGAAGTATATAGTTATTGACGAAGCACAAAGAATGAAGGACCGGGAGTCAGTTTTAGCCCGTGATCTCGACAAATACCGCTGCCAAAGGCGGCTTCTTCTCACCGGGACCCCTTTACAG AATGATCTTAAAGAGCTGTGGTCATTGTTGAATCTACTGCTTCCGGACGTGTTCGACAATCGAAAAGTGTTTCATGACTGGTTTTCACAGCCATTTCGAAAAGAAGGCTCACACAATGCTGAAGATGATTGGCTTGAAACCGAGAAGAAAGTTATCATCATACATCGACTTCATCAAATCTTGGAGCCTTTTATGCTCAGACGTCGTGTTGAAGATGTCGAAGGTTCACTTCCTCCCAAG ATCTCCATCATTTTACGGTGTAAAATGTCAGCTATCCAAGGTGTGGTTTACGATTGGATAAAAGCTACTGGTACAATACGAGTTGACCCAGAAGACGAGAAACTCAAAGTTCAAAAGAGTTCAATGTACCAAGCCAAGACATTTAAGCCGTTAAACAACAGAGCAATGGAGCTCAGGAAAACCTGCAACCATCCTTTGCTAAATTACCCCTTTTTTAACGATCTCTCTAAAGACTTTCTCGTTAAATCATGCGGCAAATTGTGGGTTCTTGATAGGGTCCTTATAAAGCTTCAAAGAACAGGGCATCGAGTCCTTTTGTTCAGCACAATGACAAAGCTTTTAGATATACTAGAGGAATATTTGCAGTGGCGTAGACTTGTGTACAGACGAATTGACGGTACGACCAGCTTGGAAGACCGCGAGTCGGCTATTGTTGACTTTAATAGTCCGGATACCGACTGTTTTATCTTCTTGCTTAGCATTCGTGCAGCTGGACGAGGTTTGAATCTTCAAACAGCCGACACTGTTATCATATATGACCCTGATCCTAACCCTAAAAACGAGGAACAAGCAGTTGCTAGGGCTCACCGAATCGGTCAAACACGAGAAGTCAAAGTTATTTACATGGAAGCTGTGGTTGATAAAGTTCCGAGTCATCAAAAGGAGGATAGTATTAGGAACGGAGGTAGCATTGAATTTGATTCAGACGATGATCTAGCCGGTAAGGATCGTTACATAGGATCTATCGAAAGCCTTATACGAAACAATATCCAGCAATATAAGATCGACATGGCTGATGAGGTCATCAATGCTGGAAGGTTTGACCAAAGAACGACCCATGAAGAAAGACGGTCAACCTTGGAATCATTGTTACGTGATGAAGAAAGATATCAAGAAACCGTTCATGATGTCCCGTCACTTCAACAAGTCAACCAAATGATTGCTAGAagtgaagaagaagttgagcttTTCGATCAAATGGATGAAGAATACGATTGGGCTGAAGAAATGACACGATATGACCAAGTTCCCAAGTGGCTTCGTGCTAGTACTCGAGAAGTCAACACTACTATTGCCCGCATGTCTAAAAAGCCCCTGAAGAACATGTTATTTACCGATAATATTGGTGTGGGAGACATTACTGATAAAAGAAGGGGacggggtaaaggaaagaagttTCCTAATTACGCTGAGCTGGACGATGACATAGAGGAATTCTCTGAAGCTACATCTGAAGACGCTCAAAAATCCGATGAAGAAAACGGGGATTCTGATGACGATGAAACTACACCGGTAGTGGACAAAGGTCAATCCGAAGATGTCCCCGCTGTTAATAGGTACGAGTTACATCATTCTGCGCCACCTGGATCTACTAGAAACAATCATATGCTTCAAGAAGTAGGTTCGTCGGGATCATCTTCAGAAACCAGACGATTAATGCCAATAGCAGTTCCGTCTCTTTCTTCTCAGAAATTCGGGTCGCTTTCTGCATTAGATGGTCGACCTAGCCCTCGTTTAAGAAGGCTG AGGAAGGTGAGATTGCCATGTCTGGAGATTCACATGCAGACCTTCAACAATCCAGCAGTTTGA
- the LOC110926158 gene encoding ATP-dependent helicase BRM isoform X1, with translation MQSGGGHVRNTVAGPPSSSASPSSSSSAVSQPQLGFDPVKHQQQQQQYQQRQSLQQQLLRNPEGREVILAYQAGIRQGVLGGGAASTSGSMQMQRVAQQLSQEDGQNTRQGFDQHMTNPMQQAYMQYTLHTQQAQQAHQKSPPGMPAQQQMKLGMMGKDQDLHQSQIQNQNQKPFAVPTSFDQLTQGNNVRPMQTPQAPQSIHNMGNGQAAMAAQLQAMQALALERNIDLSLPQNANLMAQLMPIMQSRMLGQQKVNESNMGSQSKPQVTSQQVANESSPRSDVSGHSGSTKARQTMSPGHIGSTSTPNTMLVNTQLPPRQPIVNSSGMSSMPPPQPPTNMSQGVDRFGKNMLTGSESLQIQHARQQINRSSPQSAASSNDAGFNNPLPSQKVPKPPPGFTKQQLHVLKAQILAFRRIKKGEKTLPFELLQAIAPPPLEVQSQQNNAPAVRSPVETNSKDFQAVALSSGMNNPKREAYEEKSAAGTTANAQGTTLINETPSVTLPAKEEWRNPTIPTKQEHEGPTDKGKEIASGPAVVAQSGMTHQTKDSGPSRKYHGPLFDFPFFTRKHDAFGSSMMVNNNNNLTLAYDMKDVLAEEGVESINKRKTKSLKKIKGLLAVNLERKRIRPDLVVRLQIEEKKLLLQDVQTRVRTEVDQQQQEIMAMPDRPYRKFVRLCERQRMELNRQVQAAQRVIREKQLKAIFQWRKKLLESHWAIRDARTSRNRGVAKYHEKMLREFSKRKDDDRSKRMEALKNNDVERYREILLEQQHSVPGEAAERYEVLSSFLSQTEDYLTKLGGKITAAKNQQEVEEAANAASVSARAQGLPEEEVRAAASCAREEVLIRNRFSEMNAPQDSSSVSKYYTLAHAVSEKVIRQPSMLRKGTLRDYQLVGLQWMLSLYNNKLNGILADEMGLGKTVQVMALIAYLMEFKSNYGPHLIIVPNAVLVNWKSELHTWLPNVSCIYYVGNKDQRSKLFTQEVCNMKFNVLVTTYEFVMFDKSKLSRVDWKYIVIDEAQRMKDRESVLARDLDKYRCQRRLLLTGTPLQNDLKELWSLLNLLLPDVFDNRKVFHDWFSQPFRKEGSHNAEDDWLETEKKVIIIHRLHQILEPFMLRRRVEDVEGSLPPKISIILRCKMSAIQGVVYDWIKATGTIRVDPEDEKLKVQKSSMYQAKTFKPLNNRAMELRKTCNHPLLNYPFFNDLSKDFLVKSCGKLWVLDRVLIKLQRTGHRVLLFSTMTKLLDILEEYLQWRRLVYRRIDGTTSLEDRESAIVDFNSPDTDCFIFLLSIRAAGRGLNLQTADTVIIYDPDPNPKNEEQAVARAHRIGQTREVKVIYMEAVVDKVPSHQKEDSIRNGGSIEFDSDDDLAGKDRYIGSIESLIRNNIQQYKIDMADEVINAGRFDQRTTHEERRSTLESLLRDEERYQETVHDVPSLQQVNQMIARSEEEVELFDQMDEEYDWAEEMTRYDQVPKWLRASTREVNTTIARMSKKPLKNMLFTDNIGVGDITDKRRGRGKGKKFPNYAELDDDIEEFSEATSEDAQKSDEENGDSDDDETTPVVDKGQSEDVPAVNRYELHHSAPPGSTRNNHMLQEVGSSGSSSETRRLMPIAVPSLSSQKFGSLSALDGRPSPRLRRLGDDIEEGEIAMSGDSHADLQQSSSLNHDHNENEQVLQPKIKRKRSVRGRPRPAMNRLDDKPVDRSSPLLGQSSHLPFHADRRPHAKTQADRKLVQENNTYKQEQSKFSSKATKRTPPARKISGQPTRTNSVSSPSEISNEQFKERLDVKVKKGSGPFGGTVMTDVIQRRCKNVITKIQRRIEKEGQQIIPLLTDLWKRTESPGSSLLDLRKIELRVDQMEYNGVMDLIADVQAMLKGGMQYFGFSHEVRSEARKVHDLFFDIMKIAFPDTDFREARSALSFSGPLASSSPRGLPLVGQTKRPKPMIDHPEPEPSLSPRPLSRGSIPVRETRFANSSTKAQEEPRPLTHPGELVICKKKRKDREKSVRAGPGSPIGHGTRNPGQTSQTQTIGQLGNGRGASFGWAKPVKRMRTDAGKRRPSQL, from the exons ATGCAATCTGGTGGTGGACATGTGCGGAACACGGTGGCCGGACCGCCGTCATCTTCTGCGTCGCCGTCGTCTTCGTCATCTGCGGTATCGCAGCCACAGTTGGGGTTTGATCCGGTGAAGcatcaacagcaacagcaacagtaCCAGCAAAGGCAG TCGTTGCAACAGCAGTTACTAAGAAATCCTGAAGGGAGAGAAGTTATATTAGCATATCAAGCTGGAATTCGACAAGGAGTATTAGGAGGCGGTGCTGCCTCGACTTCCGGATCTATGCAAATGCAACGTGTAGCTCAGCAGCTTAGCCAAGAGGACGGACAAAATACAAGACAGGGTTTTGATCAACACATGACGAACCCAATGCAACAGGCGTACATGCAATACACCCTCCATACTCAACAGGCCCAACAAGCCCATCAGAAATCACCTCCTGGCATGCCAGCTCAGCAACAAATGAAACTGGGAATGATGGGCAAAGATCAAGACTTGCATCAAAGTCAAATTCAAAATCAGAATCAGAAACCGTTTGCTGTTCCGACATCATTTGACCAATTGACGCAAGGGAATAATGTAAGGCCGATGCAAACTCCGCAAGCTCCACAGAGTATCCATAACATGGGAAATGGTCAAGCGGCAATGGCCGCTCAACTGCAGGCGATGCAGGCTTTGGCCCTTGAGCGTAATATTGATCTGTCACTTCCTCAAAATGCTAATCTGATGGCACAACTAATGCCAATCATGCAGTCTAGGATGCTTGGTCAACAAAAAGTCAACGAAAGCAACATGGGCTCACAGTCAAAGCCGCAGGTCACCTCTCAACAAGTCGCAAATGAAAGTTCTCCTCGTAGTGATGTGTCTGGCCATTCAGGGTCTACTAAAGCAAGACAGACAATGTCACCGGGCCATATCGGGTCAACATCAACCCCAAATACCATGTTGGTCAACACCCAGCTGCCACCCAGGCAACCGATTGTTAACAGTAGTGGGATGTCTTCTATGCCGCCCCCACAACCGCCTACTAACATGAGCCAGGGTGTAGATCGTTTTGGCAAAAACATGTTAACTGGATCAGAGTCGCTGCAAATACAGCATGCGAGACAGCAAATAAATAGGTCTTCTCCACAGTCTGCAGCTTCATCTAATGATGCTGGATTCAATAACCCTTTGCCATCTCAGAAAGTACCGAAACCTCCCCCTGGCTTCACAAAACAGCAACTGCATGTTCTTAAAGCCCAGATTCTTGCTTTCAGGCGAATAAAG AAAGGAGAGAAAACTCTGCCTTTTGAATTACTTCAAGCTATTGCACCACCTCCCCTTGAAGTACAGTCGCAGCAAAACAATGCGCCAGCTGTCAGAAGTCCTGTGGAGACCAATAGCAAGGATTTTCAAGCTGTGGCATTGTCTTCCGGGATGAATAATCCGAAAAGAGAAGCGTATGAGGAGAAATCAGCTGCAGGTACAACAGCTAATGCACAAGGTACAACTTTAATCAACGAAACACCATCAGTTACCCTCCCTGCAAAAGAAGAGTGGAGAAATCCCACAATTCCTACCAAACAGGAACATGAGGGGCCCACAGACAAGGGTAAGGAAATTGCGTCAGGACCTGCGGTTGTCGCACAATCCGGAATGACGCATCAAACAAAGGATTCGGGTCCTTCTAGAAAGTACCATGGTCCGTTGTTTGACTTTCCGTTCTTCACTCGGAAACATGATGCTTTTGGATCAAGTATGATggttaacaacaataacaatctaACTCTAGCGTATGACATGAAGGATGTTCTTGCTGAGGAAGGTGTTGAATCGATTAACAAAAGGAAAACCAAGAGTTTAAAAAAGATTAAGGGTTTGCTGGCGGTGAATTTGGAGAGAAAAAGGATAAGGCCAGATCTTGTTGTAAGATTACAAATCGAAGAAAAGAAACTTCTACTACAAGACGTACAAACGCGTGTGAGAACGGAAGTCGATCAACAACAACAAGAGATAATGGCTATGCCAGACAGACCGTATAGAAAATTTGTTCGGTTATGTGAACGTCAACGTATGGAGCTCAACAGGCAAGTGCAGGCTGCGCAAAGAGTCATCAGAGAAAAACAACTTAAAGCCATTTTTCAGTGGCGTAAGAAGCTTCTAGAATCTCACTGGGCTATCCGGGATGCACGGACTTCACGTAACCGGGGTGTTGCTAAGTATCATGAGAAGATGTTGAGGGAATTCTCAAAGAGAAAAGACGATGATCGGAGTAAAAGAATGGAAGCTTTGAAGAATAATGACGTTGAGAGGTATAGAGAGATTCTTCTGGAGCAACAACATAGTGTACCGGGTGAGGCCGCTGAGAGATATGAGGTCCTCtcgtcgtttttatctcaaaccGAAGATTATCTCACTAAACTTGGAGGCAAAATTACGGCTGCCAAGAATCAACAGGAGGTAGAGGAGGCTGCAAATGCTGCATCTGTTTCTGCAAGAGCTCAG GGTCTGCCGGAGGAAGAAGTGAGAGCTGCAGCTTCTTGTGCGAGGGAAGAAGTTCTAATAAGAAATCGTTTCTCCGAAATGAATGCACCCCAAGATAGTTCGTCTGTTAGCAA ATATTATACTCTTGCACATGCCGTGAGTGAAAAGGTCATACGGCAACCCTCAATGCTACGAAAAGGAACTTTGCGTGACTATCAGCTT GTTGGATTGCAGTGGATGCTTTCATTGTATAACAATAAGTTGAATGGTATATTGGCTGATGAAATGGGTCTCGGGAAAACTGTCCAG GTTATGGCCTTGATTGCTTATCTGATGGAGTTCAAAAGCAATTATGGGCCGCATCTTATAATCGTTCCAAACGCTGTTCTGGTTAACTGGAAG AGCGAGTTACATACTTGGTTGCCAAATGTGTCATGCATTTACTATGTCGGTAACAAAGATCAACGATCAAAACTGTTCACTCAa GAGGTTTGCAATATGAAATTCAATGTCCTTGTGACAACGTATGAGTTTGTCATGTTTGATAAATCAAAACTTTCGCGAGTTGATTGGAAGTATATAGTTATTGACGAAGCACAAAGAATGAAGGACCGGGAGTCAGTTTTAGCCCGTGATCTCGACAAATACCGCTGCCAAAGGCGGCTTCTTCTCACCGGGACCCCTTTACAG AATGATCTTAAAGAGCTGTGGTCATTGTTGAATCTACTGCTTCCGGACGTGTTCGACAATCGAAAAGTGTTTCATGACTGGTTTTCACAGCCATTTCGAAAAGAAGGCTCACACAATGCTGAAGATGATTGGCTTGAAACCGAGAAGAAAGTTATCATCATACATCGACTTCATCAAATCTTGGAGCCTTTTATGCTCAGACGTCGTGTTGAAGATGTCGAAGGTTCACTTCCTCCCAAG ATCTCCATCATTTTACGGTGTAAAATGTCAGCTATCCAAGGTGTGGTTTACGATTGGATAAAAGCTACTGGTACAATACGAGTTGACCCAGAAGACGAGAAACTCAAAGTTCAAAAGAGTTCAATGTACCAAGCCAAGACATTTAAGCCGTTAAACAACAGAGCAATGGAGCTCAGGAAAACCTGCAACCATCCTTTGCTAAATTACCCCTTTTTTAACGATCTCTCTAAAGACTTTCTCGTTAAATCATGCGGCAAATTGTGGGTTCTTGATAGGGTCCTTATAAAGCTTCAAAGAACAGGGCATCGAGTCCTTTTGTTCAGCACAATGACAAAGCTTTTAGATATACTAGAGGAATATTTGCAGTGGCGTAGACTTGTGTACAGACGAATTGACGGTACGACCAGCTTGGAAGACCGCGAGTCGGCTATTGTTGACTTTAATAGTCCGGATACCGACTGTTTTATCTTCTTGCTTAGCATTCGTGCAGCTGGACGAGGTTTGAATCTTCAAACAGCCGACACTGTTATCATATATGACCCTGATCCTAACCCTAAAAACGAGGAACAAGCAGTTGCTAGGGCTCACCGAATCGGTCAAACACGAGAAGTCAAAGTTATTTACATGGAAGCTGTGGTTGATAAAGTTCCGAGTCATCAAAAGGAGGATAGTATTAGGAACGGAGGTAGCATTGAATTTGATTCAGACGATGATCTAGCCGGTAAGGATCGTTACATAGGATCTATCGAAAGCCTTATACGAAACAATATCCAGCAATATAAGATCGACATGGCTGATGAGGTCATCAATGCTGGAAGGTTTGACCAAAGAACGACCCATGAAGAAAGACGGTCAACCTTGGAATCATTGTTACGTGATGAAGAAAGATATCAAGAAACCGTTCATGATGTCCCGTCACTTCAACAAGTCAACCAAATGATTGCTAGAagtgaagaagaagttgagcttTTCGATCAAATGGATGAAGAATACGATTGGGCTGAAGAAATGACACGATATGACCAAGTTCCCAAGTGGCTTCGTGCTAGTACTCGAGAAGTCAACACTACTATTGCCCGCATGTCTAAAAAGCCCCTGAAGAACATGTTATTTACCGATAATATTGGTGTGGGAGACATTACTGATAAAAGAAGGGGacggggtaaaggaaagaagttTCCTAATTACGCTGAGCTGGACGATGACATAGAGGAATTCTCTGAAGCTACATCTGAAGACGCTCAAAAATCCGATGAAGAAAACGGGGATTCTGATGACGATGAAACTACACCGGTAGTGGACAAAGGTCAATCCGAAGATGTCCCCGCTGTTAATAGGTACGAGTTACATCATTCTGCGCCACCTGGATCTACTAGAAACAATCATATGCTTCAAGAAGTAGGTTCGTCGGGATCATCTTCAGAAACCAGACGATTAATGCCAATAGCAGTTCCGTCTCTTTCTTCTCAGAAATTCGGGTCGCTTTCTGCATTAGATGGTCGACCTAGCCCTCGTTTAAGAAGGCTG GGTGATGATATAGAGGAAGGTGAGATTGCCATGTCTGGAGATTCACATGCAGACCTTCAACAATCCAGCAGTTTGAACCACGATCATAATGAAAACGAACAAGTTTTGCAACCGAAAATAAAACGCAAGCGTAGTGTTCGGGGTCGACCACGGCCTGCTATGAACAGGCTGGATGACAAGCCTGTCGACCGGTCTTCTCCCCTTCTTGGTCAGTCTTCTCACTTGCCCTTTCACGCTGACCGAAGACCACATGCTAAAACTCAGGCTGACCGAAAGTTGGTTCAAGAAAATAATACTTACAAGCAAGAGCAGAGCAAGTTCTCGTCGAAGGCTACTAAACGAACCCCCCCTGCCCGGAAAATTTCCGGGCAGCCAACAAGAACAAATTCTGTATCTAGTCCTTCAGAAATTTCGAATGAGCAGTTTAAAGAAAGATTGGATGTCAAAGTAAAGAAAGGAAGTGGGCCTTTTGGTGGAACTGTGATGACTGATGTTATCCAAAGAAGG TGCAAAAATGTAATTACTAAGATCCAGAGGAGAATTGAAAAAGAAGGCCAGCAAATAATTCCGTTATTGACTGATTTGTGGAAAAGGACTGAAAGTCCCGGAAGCAGTCTTCTTGATCTAAGAAAGATCGAGCTGCGTGTTGACCAAATGGAGTACAATGGAGTTATGGACTTGATTGCGGATGTTCAAGCTATGTTAAAAGGCGGAATGCAGTATTTTGGATTTTCACACGAG GTGAGGTCTGAGGCAAGGAAGGTGCACGATCTGTTTTTCGATATAATGAAAATTGCATTTCCTGACACTGACTTCCGAGAAGCCAGGAGCGCCCTCAGTTTCTCTGGCCCATTGGCTTCCTCATCTCCGAGAGGGTTACCACTCGTTGGCCAAACCAAGAGACCAAAGCCAATGATTGACCACCCAGAGCCCGAACCAAGTCTCTCCCCAAGACCACTCTCTCGTGGGTCCATCCCTGTAAGAGAAACAAGGTTCGCGAACAGCAGCACCAAGGCTCAGGAAGAACCTAGACCGTTGACCCATCCTGGTGAGCTTGTAATCTGCAAAAAAAAGAGAAAGGACAGAGAAAAGTCCGTGCGAGCTGGTCCTGGCTCGCCCATTGGTCATGGGACTAGGAACCCGGGTCAAACCAGTCAAACTCAAACAATTGGTCAGCTGGGAAATGGGAGGGGAGCTAGCTTTGGCTGGGCTAAACCTGTTAAGCGCATGAGGACAGATGCAGGGAAAAGACGGCCAAGTCAACTATGA